The following coding sequences lie in one Mesorhizobium sp. DCY119 genomic window:
- a CDS encoding O-antigen ligase domain-containing protein — protein MVDGTFGAVPDHAGEARQGRQSGTGRRSSRAEQSAREKSTHRGLPWPVFLFMAGLLIPWIITIGPIRMSLYRFILLAFLLPCLIGWISGRAGRIRIADISFILYCFWCFLAIGMIHGFDYAFQPSGMIFIETVGAYMLARCFIRDADDFYNMVRMLLRLVTLLLPFAVFEAITGRNILLSAFSAVYPTFPDNFVDPRWGMRRVQSVFEHPILYGVVCASALAFTHMVLGYGKSFAGRWRGTGIVIAATFFSLSAGPMTALASQGMLLGWNWALRSIEARWKILCAFGFLAAMSIELLSNRSVPVVFMSYFSFDESSAYVRAEIYRYGSASIMNHPLFGVGFGYWERPSWMSPSIDMFWIIDGVRHGLPAELFMALGFFAVYLPVAFKSGLDERTQAYKTAFVIAMTGFFLVGWTVYFWNATYVIFIFLIGSGVWVLDVETNAAAATPRDRSRGETAGNDRRNGHMAERGKPPVAEGRKRPYV, from the coding sequence ATGGTGGATGGAACTTTCGGTGCGGTGCCTGATCACGCCGGCGAGGCCAGGCAGGGCCGGCAGTCAGGAACGGGCAGGCGTTCGTCCCGGGCCGAACAGTCCGCGCGTGAAAAGTCTACGCACCGTGGCCTGCCATGGCCGGTCTTCCTGTTCATGGCGGGATTGCTCATTCCCTGGATCATCACCATCGGCCCGATCCGGATGTCGCTCTATCGCTTCATTCTCCTGGCCTTTCTCCTGCCTTGCCTGATCGGCTGGATAAGCGGCAGAGCGGGGCGCATCAGGATCGCCGACATTTCGTTCATCCTGTATTGCTTCTGGTGCTTTCTCGCGATCGGGATGATCCACGGCTTCGACTATGCGTTTCAGCCATCCGGCATGATCTTCATCGAGACCGTCGGTGCTTACATGCTGGCCCGATGCTTCATCCGCGACGCCGATGATTTCTACAACATGGTGCGCATGCTGCTGCGGCTTGTGACCCTGCTCCTGCCCTTCGCGGTGTTCGAGGCGATAACCGGGCGCAATATCCTGCTGTCGGCTTTCTCTGCGGTCTATCCGACATTTCCCGACAATTTCGTCGATCCCCGCTGGGGCATGCGGCGCGTCCAGAGCGTCTTCGAGCATCCGATATTGTACGGCGTGGTCTGTGCCAGCGCGCTGGCTTTCACCCATATGGTGCTTGGCTACGGGAAGAGCTTTGCGGGCCGCTGGCGCGGCACGGGCATTGTCATAGCAGCGACGTTCTTTTCGCTCTCTGCCGGCCCTATGACGGCGCTGGCCAGCCAGGGAATGCTGCTCGGCTGGAACTGGGCGCTCAGAAGCATAGAGGCGCGCTGGAAGATCCTGTGCGCCTTCGGCTTCCTGGCGGCGATGTCGATAGAGCTTCTGTCCAACCGTTCCGTGCCTGTCGTGTTCATGTCGTATTTTTCGTTCGACGAGTCTTCGGCCTATGTCCGCGCCGAAATATACCGATACGGATCCGCATCGATCATGAACCACCCGCTTTTCGGTGTTGGCTTTGGCTATTGGGAGCGGCCGTCATGGATGAGCCCCAGCATCGACATGTTCTGGATCATCGACGGGGTCCGCCACGGGCTGCCGGCGGAACTGTTCATGGCGCTGGGCTTCTTTGCGGTTTATCTGCCCGTGGCGTTCAAATCGGGGCTCGACGAGAGAACGCAAGCGTACAAGACCGCATTCGTGATCGCGATGACTGGTTTCTTCCTGGTCGGGTGGACTGTCTACTTCTGGAACGCGACCTACGTCATCTTCATCTTCCTGATCGGCAGCGGCGTATGGGTACTCGACGTGGAGACAAACGCCGCAGCGGCGACCCCACGCGACAGATCGCGCGGTGAGACGGCCGGCAATGATCGTCGAAATGGGCATATGGCGGAACGTGGCAAGCCACCCGTCGCGGAAGGCCGGAAACGGCCATACGTCTAA
- a CDS encoding GNAT family N-acetyltransferase has product MTAIMESRRFVADHSAVVEEKVTTATTLEEVEALRDVWNSLHVDDIDSDIDYYMTVVRHADQVIRPHVVHIRQDGGADLLAVARLENLPVPFRFGYRRLGSATLRAIVVTFGGILGARNKYEEEIVLRHLMKDLDKGVADLILMRNVDVDSTLYTTALAATGWAQRAHAQPVSRRWMAVIPDSMTRFLETRSAKTRGNLRRHDNQLRMEFAGRLELRHLDRPEDAADLYRDMEAVAAKTYQRGLGVGFSGTPMQCALIKLGLDRGWYRTWMLDIDERPVAFWSGFGYGGTFQIGTPGFDPDMSKLSIGRFTMMRMLEDLCADPAISELDFGHGEAEYKSSFGRAVRSESEVMLAASRPWPTLVMLAVSSLSFANNLVRRLVENSEWGRRLKAGWRRRMASR; this is encoded by the coding sequence ATGACTGCCATTATGGAATCCCGCAGGTTCGTCGCCGACCACAGCGCGGTCGTCGAAGAGAAGGTGACGACTGCGACCACGCTGGAAGAGGTCGAAGCGCTTCGCGACGTCTGGAATTCGCTTCACGTCGACGATATCGATTCCGACATCGACTACTACATGACCGTGGTGCGCCATGCCGATCAGGTCATCCGGCCGCATGTGGTTCATATCCGCCAGGACGGGGGAGCCGACCTGCTCGCGGTTGCCCGGCTTGAAAACCTGCCCGTGCCTTTCCGGTTTGGATACCGGCGGCTCGGGTCCGCCACCTTGCGTGCCATCGTGGTGACCTTCGGCGGCATACTGGGTGCAAGGAACAAATACGAGGAAGAAATCGTCCTGCGACACCTGATGAAGGACCTCGACAAGGGTGTCGCGGACCTCATCCTGATGCGCAATGTCGACGTGGACAGCACGCTCTACACGACTGCCCTTGCAGCAACGGGCTGGGCGCAGCGGGCACATGCGCAGCCGGTTTCCCGCCGCTGGATGGCTGTGATACCGGATTCGATGACGCGGTTCCTCGAGACGCGTTCGGCCAAGACGCGAGGCAATTTGCGCCGGCACGACAATCAACTCCGAATGGAATTCGCAGGCCGGTTGGAGCTTCGGCATCTGGATCGTCCAGAAGATGCGGCCGATCTGTATCGAGACATGGAAGCAGTTGCCGCGAAAACCTATCAGCGTGGTCTCGGCGTCGGATTTTCCGGCACGCCGATGCAGTGCGCGCTGATCAAGCTAGGGCTCGATCGCGGCTGGTACCGAACCTGGATGCTCGATATCGATGAGCGCCCTGTCGCCTTCTGGAGCGGCTTTGGCTATGGCGGCACTTTCCAGATCGGCACGCCCGGTTTCGACCCCGATATGAGCAAACTCTCGATCGGGCGCTTCACGATGATGCGAATGCTCGAGGATCTGTGCGCCGATCCAGCCATTTCGGAGCTCGATTTCGGTCATGGCGAGGCCGAGTACAAATCCTCCTTCGGTCGGGCGGTTCGCTCCGAAAGCGAGGTCATGCTTGCCGCGTCGCGGCCATGGCCGACGCTGGTGATGCTTGCGGTGTCGTCGCTGTCCTTTGCCAACAATCTGGTTCGCCGGCTTGTCGAGAATTCCGAATGGGGTCGCCGCCTGAAGGCAGGATGGCGCCGTCGCATGGCCAGCAGGTAA